The sequence below is a genomic window from Flavobacterium sediminilitoris.
AAATTCTAAAATCGGTATGCGCATCAAAATTTATAGCATTTACAGGTTTTCCTTTTGCAAGAGCTAATCCTTTTATATTTCCGTAAGCATTATTATGTCCACCACCAATAATTATAGGTGTTTTTCCCGCTTTAATTATTTGATGAATTATGTGAGATACTTCTTTATCAATTTTTTCAACAATTTGGAAAAGTCTTTTTTTGTGATCTTTAATAGATGGTTTCAACTCTCTTGCTTCATTCATTTCTTTAATGACATCGAGTTGACCTAATATTAATAAGTTAGTTCCTTTACAAAACTTATTATGTTGAATATTTACAAGACTTTTTAATGCGCTTTCATAAGCAGAAGCCGTACCAGCTCTTCCTAAATTTGCTTTAACACCAATATCTTCTGGAATACCAAAAATAACAAAATTGGCATCACATGAAGTCATAAAGTTAATAGCATTTTCACCTACTGGAACTGTTAATACCTTCTCTCCAAACTTTACTTCACCACTTCTATGGTTTGTAATTTCAGCCAAATCTTTAATAGTTAATAATTTAATGTTTTCCATTTCTTAAAAAATTTCACTCCAAAAATACTATTTTAAAATAACTTTCGTTGTTACATTGTAAAATACTTTAGAAATTGTACATTTGTTAAAATAAATTAAAAAAGTAAACAAACATTTATGGAAAATAAGGGAAATAATTCAGGTTTAAAAGCAGCAATCGTTGTATTAGCATTATTATTATTGGGAAGTATAGGTTATATCTATAAATTATCCTCAGATAATAAAGAACAGTTAACATTATTAACAACAGAAAAAGCATCATTAGAAGATGATATTAGATCTAGAATTGCTGAGTTAGAAAGCATGTCTAGTGAAAATACAGCTTTAAAAGGGGATATTGATGCTCAAAAAGAAGAAATGACAAAACTTTTAGATGAGTTAGAAAAATCTAAAGGTGATGTAGCTGCCATGACTAGATATAAAAATGAATATTTTCGTTTAAAAAGAGAAATGGATAATCTTGTTGCAGAAAATAAGTTATTAAAAGAACAAAATGTTTCTTTAACATCTAGCTTAGACAGTACAAGTACTGCTTTAGATGAGTCAAGAAAATTCACAGACACTCTTTTAGTTCAAAACAATAACTTGACTAAAACTATTGAAAAAGCTTCTAAACTTGCAGTTTTAAATTTAAATGTTTTAGCATTAAAAGAAAGAAGTTCAGGAAAACAAGTTGAAACAAGTAAAGCAAGTAGAGCTAATAAATTAAAAGTTAGTTTCTTAATTGCTGAAAACCAAATTGCTCAGTCTGGAGATAGAAAATATTACGTTCAAATAATTGATAGTAAAAATAATATTTTAGGAGAAAAAACAACTATTGATATGGGAACTGAAGGACAATCATTAACATATAGTTTTGTTTCAACTGTAAAATATGAAAATAAATCTGTTCAAGTGAATCAAGAACTTGCAGGTGAAAACTTTGAAGCAGGAACTTATTTTGTAAATATATTTAGTCCTAATGGAGAAAATGTATCTAAAACAAGTTTTGTATTAAGATAATTAACAAAAAGAATAAACATAAAAAATGGATGTGTTAAATACACATCCATTTTTTTTTATACAATTTTTAAAATATTTAGATACCTAATTTTCTTTTCAATTTTAAAAAAATCAAAGACATTATATAGCTATCTCCACTAGAAGTGTGTCTTTCTGTTTTTCTAATTTTATAGATATCACATAGTTCATCAAGTGAAGTATAATGATTTTCAGGTAAACCTTTTAATTTTTGATACATGATATTTATATCCATGTATTGATTTTTAAGCTTTCCAACATTTAATCTGCCAAGAGCATGATTTATCATTTCTATATCAGAATCAATATTATGACCAACGAGTGTTGCATTTTTGATAAAACTTAAAAATTGAATAATAGCTTCAGCTTCAACTACTTTTTCTTCTTTACCTTCTTTTAAAATACCATGATATGGAACACTTTCAGGATTAAAAATACTTTGTTCTATAAACAATTCTATAAAATCGCTTATTAGTACAGTATTTTCATTAGCTCCAATTGCACTTATAGATAAAATTCTATCATTTTCTATATCTAAACCTGTAATTTCTAAATCAAAAATAACATATCTATTTAAATCTTGCTTATTTTCAAAATGCGAAAGGTATTCTTCCCAGAATTTAGGATAATCTTTTAGC
It includes:
- a CDS encoding 3'-5' exonuclease, coding for MLKDYPKFWEEYLSHFENKQDLNRYVIFDLEITGLDIENDRILSISAIGANENTVLISDFIELFIEQSIFNPESVPYHGILKEGKEEKVVEAEAIIQFLSFIKNATLVGHNIDSDIEMINHALGRLNVGKLKNQYMDINIMYQKLKGLPENHYTSLDELCDIYKIRKTERHTSSGDSYIMSLIFLKLKRKLGI
- a CDS encoding formimidoylglutamase, producing MENIKLLTIKDLAEITNHRSGEVKFGEKVLTVPVGENAINFMTSCDANFVIFGIPEDIGVKANLGRAGTASAYESALKSLVNIQHNKFCKGTNLLILGQLDVIKEMNEARELKPSIKDHKKRLFQIVEKIDKEVSHIIHQIIKAGKTPIIIGGGHNNAYGNIKGLALAKGKPVNAINFDAHTDFRILEGRHSGNGFSYAFEEGFLKKYFVFGLHENFVSKSVFNTLKELDSRVKYVSYEEIEVRKQKTFSSQLEEAFQFIKQDPYGIELDLDAIPNIYSSAMTLSGFSVQQAREYVHFFGKHKNASYLHICEGAPELDLTNNSHLTGKLIAYLITDFIKSKTL